One window of Nicotiana tomentosiformis chromosome 11, ASM39032v3, whole genome shotgun sequence genomic DNA carries:
- the LOC138901577 gene encoding uncharacterized protein translates to MNILYPKVKRGKGIEGLNYELCIQPDVELPEGYIPLKFEICYGTGDPKVHLRTYCDKPVGVGKNEQIRMKMFMRSLTGDALSCYISQNQMQWPNWMGMESDFMDRFMFNTEYAPNIFYIQNLKKKPRRPFVSMPPVGDQKMPR, encoded by the coding sequence ATGAATATTCTGTACCCAAAGGTCAAAAGAGGGAAAGGTATcgaaggtttgaattatgaacTATGTATCCAACCAGATGTGGAGCTACCAGAGGGTTACATACCCCTAAAGTTTGAAATTTGTTATGGCACCGGTGATCCCAAGGTGCATTTGAGGACTTACTGCGATAAACCCGTGGGAGTAGGCAAGAATGAGCAAATCCGCATGAAGATGTTCATGCGAAGTCTTACTGGGGATGCTTTATCCTGTTACATCAGTCAGAACCAAATGCAGTGGCCTAACTGGATGGGTATGGAGTCCGACTTTATGGATAGATTCATGTTCAATACAGAATATGCACCAAATATTTTCTATAtccagaatctcaagaagaaaccacGGAGACCTTTCGTGAGTATGCCACCCGTTGGAGATCAGAAGATGCCAAGGTGA